The following are encoded in a window of Puntigrus tetrazona isolate hp1 unplaced genomic scaffold, ASM1883169v1 S000000001, whole genome shotgun sequence genomic DNA:
- the LOC122331732 gene encoding uncharacterized protein LOC122331732 yields the protein MSERKHHERSEHDDDCNVIYTKRQWVGPHPVDFNVSSDINKSLLKRETWNIKKEMNKKPNIQLASVNVDLLDTINVIDTFDRPADASTKGRYAQCGKYALGFEDKPGHRIPKAGVYAEAGVGRVAAEVSVLEAEAKGPNASAGVGASVTGAGMMARAEVGSVSAKAGPVAAKLGLGVDTGVSIGAGGLEAKFLGTGITFGPKTSVSLLGSEVSCSVM from the exons ATGAGTGAAAGGAAACATCATGAACGTAGCGAACATG ATGAcgattgtaatgtaatttatacgAAACGGCAATGGGTAGGGCCACACCCTGTCGATTTCAATGTTTCAAGTGACATAAATAAGTCGTTGCTCAAAAGAGAAACGTGGAATATCAAAaaggaaatgaacaaaaaaccAAATATCCAACTTGCATCGGTCAATGTTGATTTGCTGGACACCATAAACGTCATTGACACATTCGACAGACCAGCAGATGCCAGCACAAAGGGCAGATATGCTCAGTGTGGAAAATATGCATTAGGCTTCGAAGACAAACCAGGACACCGGATTCCGAAGGCTGGAGTCTACGCGGAAGCAGGAGTGGGTCGTGTTGCTGCTGAAGTGAGTGTATTAGAGGCAGAAGCCAAAGGCCCGAACGCCTCGGCTGGGGTTGGAGCCAGTGTTACTGGAGCTGGAATGATGGCTCGTGCTGAAGTCGGCAGTGTTTCAGCCAAAGCCGGACCTGTTGCTGCAAAACTGGGACTTGGAGTTGATACAGGGGTATCTATTGGTGCGGGTGGGCTCGAGGCAAAATTCCTGGGAACTGGAATTACGTTTGGTCCAAAAACCAGTGTATCTCTGTTGGGCTCAGAGGTTTCATGTTCAGTCATGTAG